In Lewinellaceae bacterium, the genomic stretch CTTTGCCCCCTTTCCATTTGGGTAATAATTCACGGAGTTGAGGAATGCTGTATCCGCGGAAACGGATGCCTTCCTCGGGATCCAGTTGAGAGGTCTCCCATAACATTGATTTGATCCCGCGCATGCCACCAAAGACCTGACTGACTACGACTTCGTCGATCTTCCGGTCCCCATTCAATTTCAGGAATTCTTTCACTTCCTGTCCTACTGTGGTTGCAACTTCTTGAAACCTTTGCTTCAGTATGTCCATGTGTTTTGTTACAATTTATGTTGAATATTAAATGTGTTCATATTACTGGCCTCGGGGATGCAAGCAGAATGACCGCTTGTGTCTTAGGGGCTTTCGTTTTCCTAACATCGTAGGGCGGCTAAAGTTACAATATTGCACAATAAATGATTTGATCCTTATCAATTATTCGGTGACTGTCCTTGTCGCCATCTCTATTTCTGTCCGGACGGCTAAAACCAGCTAATTATTGGGTTTATTTTATTAAAATTCCGTGATGACTGTCACAAGAGAATAAGTGACCCTGAATCACTTCCTACCGGATCAGGTTTATTGCTCCTGTTCGTTTACGAAACTGACCATCATTCATTTGAAGGACCACCTGATAGGTGTAGACGCCGGGGGACAGGGGCTCGCCGCGATAGGTGCCGTCCCATCCTCCAATTCCCTCCTGCGGATCGATGTGTTGCTGATCAAAGATGATATTCCCCCACCGGTTGTAAATTTTAAAATCGACGAGTTCAACCAGATCTTCATTGCCCGATATCGTGAAGACATCATTTTGCCCGTCGCCATTGGGTGAAAATACATTGGGGATATAAACATGGTATAAGGATAAATCCAGATAAACCAGACTGTCACATCCTTCCGATGAGGTAAGCCGGAAGAGTGACTGGATTGGTTCCTTGATGCGATGATGCCCCAGTTCAAAGGTTTCCCCATCAAAAATGCGTACCCGATTGGAATCAACCGGATATTCAATGACATTCAGATGCAGGCTCACGACGGAGTCGCAACCTTGCCGGGTATAAAAAGTATCCCGGTAATCTCCGGAGGCTGATAGCAGTCGGTCTTTGAACTGGTATTGCTCGCCGATACAAATCTGTTTCCGGTCCACGGCAACAAAATGAGGCTTGAGATAGGCATATGCCTGTGTCACCCGGCATTCGTCCGGTGAGGTGATGCGTGCCTGGTATGAGCCATCGCCATACATATGGGAGAGCTGCGCTCCGGTCTCGCCAACGATGGCCACACCGTTTTTATACCATTGGTAGTCCAGGGAATCGTAGGCAGGCAGATTCAACCGGAAATCCGGTGAGCAAGGATGTTGATCGGAAGTGATCTGGAATTCAAAGGATTTGGAGTCGGCAAGGACCAGGTTATCAAAAAAATAGTAAATGTCATTGGAAGCACTGACCGGGGAACAGTCCGGCCCGATCGCAACGGCATAAATGTCCTCGCGGGGCACGATGGTAATTTGCGTGCGGACCCAGTTGTTGCTGCCACTCAGGTAAACGGACCCCAGTTCTTTCCAGCCCGGACCATTCAGCGGGCAGCCGTGACCGGGATCTCCCAAGCCAAAGGGTAAATATTGACAATCGGTCGAGCCGTAAAAAACTACGGAAGTGGGCGGTGAAATCTGAGATGTGGAGAAGCCGATATAAAAGCGAAAGGTGTAGGAAGTGCCGGCGCGCAACGGAGATAGGAGACAAGCACCGGTGTATTCCTTCCAGTTTGGTTCGATGTTGTTTTGAAACCGTCCATTGCGGAATCCGATGCAGGCTTCACCATCCGGTAAGGGTTGTGGTACAGGAATGTTGGGCCAACCAAACCATCCGCAGGTGTTCAGATAATCGGTGGTAGCTTCCGAAGCTTGAATCCACGTGACGGCACAATCCAGCTGTCCCCGGTTGGTTGGGCAGCAGGTCCTCTCCTCAAAAGAAGGATTTGGAATCAGGGATACCGGCTTGATGATCTTGCACACACAATCCGGATCGTTGAGATCGATGAGGCCGTCACCATCATCATCAATGCCATTGGTACAATCCTCCGGTGCCGATGAAGGCATCGTCGCATTTCCCGCCAGTAATAACAGGCAGCAGAGGACAATGAAAAGGCGTGATCCGGACACAGTACTTTTTTAGCAAAACAATATTAACCTGCAAAACGGTTCTTGGGAAGAAAAAACATACCCCTGGAGGCATCCACTTAAAGATAACGGAATTACATCCACCCCAAGCGTACCTTTTTGCCAAAACGGAAAAACCAATTACTGAACGGCGATGTGTCTGTCCTGCTTAATCCTCATCTTTGGATAAAAATAGAGATCGTGCTGGTTGTCCAGGGAAAATTGATTCATCCGGATGTTCTGAAGGAACAATTCGTCTGTCATTTGGATAAATGCAAGGGCGCCTGCTGTTGGGAAGGATCTTATGGAGCGCCACTGAATAAAGAAGAGGTGGAATTGTTGGAACAACTCAATCCCGTGGTCTCTCCCTATCTCCCGGAAAGACACCGTGCATTGCTAGCTGCAGAGGGAGGCAGTCGCTATTACCGGGGGATGCAGCAGTGGGGCACCAATCTGATGCCCGATGGTGCCTGCGTCTACCTGATCAGGGATGATAATGGCATTGCCAAATGCGGCATCGAGCATTGTTGGAAGCAGGGCGAAATTTCTTTTCGTAAGCCTCAGTCCTGTCATTTGTATCCAGTCCGGGTGCGGAAGGACCCATTCACCGGGATGGAGATGCTCCTATACGATCGCTGGGATATTTGTCAGGACGCCTGTGCCCTTGGTGCTGCCCTGCAGGTTCCGGTGTATCGGTTTGTAAAGGAGGCGCTCATCCGGGTCTACGGAGAGGCCTTTTACGCAGAACTTGATGCCATAGCGCAGTCCTACCTTGAAAATGAACCGGAACGATAGCATGATCCAGGAAAAGAAAATATAGTTTTGATATTGTAGGATAACATGTACCTTTGCAGGGTTTTTTCAGTAGGTATTACGTAAATAAAAAATTATATGGCTTTAATAGGGACTATCCGAAAGCATAGCTGGATTCTGGTTGTTACGATTGCGGTAGCTCTGGGCGGGTTCTTAATCATGGATATCACTAACTCTGCACAGCGCGGTGGCCGGGCTACCCCGGTAATAGGCAAAGTGAATGGAGAAGAGATCACCCTGACCGAATTTAACAACACCCAGCAGGTCCTTTATTCCAACAGTGGCGCGGATATTTACAATCAGCGTTCATACCTGTGGAATTATTTCGTGGAAAAATCCATCGTAAAGACCGAATCCGATGCCCTTGGGTTGGGCGTAGGCGATGTGGAATTGGAAGACTTGCAATACGGTAACAATCTTAGCCCGATCATCCGTCAGCAGTTTCAAAACCCGCAGACAGGTCAAATAGACCGCGAGCAACTGAATCAGATCAAACAAGTGATCGAGTCAGGACAAGCTCAACCGAATCTGGCAACCTATTGGAAATATCAGGAAGAACAGATCATCAAATCGCAGCTGCAGACCAAATTAAATACGCTGATCACCAAATCCATTTTTACACCTTCCTGGATGGCAGAATTGCGGCATAAAGATCAAAATGAAAAGATCAGCTTTGAGTATGTGCAGATTCCCTTTGATGAGGTGGAAGATGCTGAAGTGGAAGTAACGGATGCAGATATCAAAGCTTATATTGATGATCATAAGAAAACCTATACCCGGGACGAAGAAACCCGGCAGGTAAGCTATGTGAAATACGAAGTGATTCCAACTTCAGAGGACTCAGCTGCCATCTATGCAGACATTCAGGAATTGGTCACACCTTTTACAGAGTCAACCAATGATACCCTGTTTTTGGATCAGAATTACAGCCAGTACGATCCGGTCTACTACACCCGGGAAGAACTTAACCCGGTAATCGCTGATACGCTGGTGACCTTGCACCCCGGGCAGGTTTATGGACCGTACATCTCCGGTAACAACTACGAGATCGTCAAACTGATGGATACCAAGATCATTCCGGACTCGGTTAAATCACGGCATATCCTGCGTACCGCCAGTCCCAACAGTCAGGCAGAGATGAGTGCAGCTTATCGATACATCGATAGCATCAAGACCCTGATTGAGACTGGAGTTGCATCTTTTGACTCGCTGGCCCGCACCGATAGCCAGGATCCGGGTTCTGCCACCTTGGGTGGAGAACTGGGTTATGCCGCGTTAAATCGTATGGTAAAGCCATTTAACGACATGATTTTTTACCAGGCAAAAAAGGGTGAACTGAATATTGTAGCTACGCAGTTTGGAATCCATTTGATCGAAGTGGAGGATTACAAATTCATTGAGAATAAAGAAGGTTATAAGATCGGAACCATTGTCAGCCCGATCATCCCCAGCGAGGGCACCCAGAATGAAATTTACAACCAGGCAGCCGATTTTGTTTCCAGCAACCGGACTTTGGCCGAAATGCAGAAAGCAGCAGATGAAAATCCGGCTTTGAGTGTGGAGAAGAGCGGGTTTTTGCAAGAAAATGACGCTTATATGCTGGAAGTCGGAACCGGACAGACCGCTCGTGATATCATCAAGTGGGCATACAGCAAGAATGCAGAAATGGATGCCGTATCCCCGGATGTTTACATTTATCAGGATCCGGTCAATTACTACAACTCTAAATACCTGATCGTCGCGCTGAGTGCCATCCAGCCGGCTGGTGTCGCCAGCATCGAAAGTGTGCGGGAAGATGTAACTCCATTGGTACGTAATCAGAAGAAAGGACAGGTTATCGCCGGTAAGATTACCGGAACCGATCTGGCTTCCATCGCAGGACAGTTCAGTACCGAGGTGGACTCAGCACAAAATGTGACGTTTGTGAGCAGTTTTGTTCCTGGTCTGGGTAATGAACCTAAAGTGATTGCCGAAGCCTTCAAATTGTCGAAGGATGCAACCTCCTCACCCATCATCGGTGAGAACGGTGTTTATGTCATCAAAGTGACCGACAAAATTGAAGACGCTACCGATCCAAATATTGCTGCCCTCCGTCAACAAGCCAGCGCGCAACCGCGTTCGGCCATCGCCTCACGGTTGATCGAATCATTGCGGAAGAATGCTAAAATAAAAGACTACCGCTCGACGTATTATTGATATGAATCGGAAATTAGTTTATACATATATGGTCATCCTTACCGGGGTGACCATTTTTGCTTGTAGTCAGAAGCTGCGCCAGGTGGAGCAGCAGGTTGATAACTATACGGAAAAATATACCGTGAATACCGAATCCGGTCTTAAAGAAGGCACCTACATAAAGTACGATGCCAGCGGGAAGATCATGGAGGAGTCGGTCTATCTCGATGATGTATTGCACGGAGTTCGCAAATTATACGATACGACAGGGCAGGTCGTGATCGAAGAGCATTACAATCACGGGAATTTTGCCGGTGACTATAAGACCTATTATCCCAACGGCCGCATCGAGATGGAGGGGAATTATCAGGAAGGAGCCATGTCCGGCGTTTGGAAACGTTATTATCAGGGAGGTCAACTGATGGAAGAGGTGGCCTTCTCCGGGAATAAAGAGAACGGCCCTTTCAAAGAATACTATGAAAATGGCAACATCAAAGCAGAAGGTTCCTACCTTAATGGTCCGAAAGAAGACGGCGAACTAAAGCTCTATGATGAACAAGGCACCCTCGTCAAGAAAATGGAATGTTCGGATGGAGTTTGCCATACGACCTGGCAAGCGGAAAGCAACTGATCTGCGTCTCATCCTTTATTTGCTCGTTTTAACGACTACCCTTACAGCCCAGGTGGACAGTCGCTTCGTTTATGAATTTACCCGGTTTGCCGTCAGTCCCATGCAGACTGCTTTGGGTGGTGCTCCCATCGCACTGGCTACCGAGGATGCGGCCCAGGCTACCATCAATCCGGCCCTGATGGACTCTCTGGCAGCCGGCAACCTCAGTGCCAATATTGACTTTCATTTTGCGGGCATCAAACAGATCTACGCAGGCTACGGACAGCGTTGGAAAAACTCCCCGTATTACTGGGCTACCGGACTGCAATACCTGTCGTACGGATCCTTCGATGGTGCGGACGAATTCGGCAACTTTACCACGCCGTTCTCTGCCGGTGATTTTGCCTTTCAGGCATCGCTTGCGCGCAGCATCCATCCACTGTGGCGGGCAGGAGCTTCTTTGAAGTGGATCTTCAGCAGCCTGGAAGGCTATAGCAGTACCGGAGCAGTGCTGGATCTGGGACTTCACCGCCGTTCCCTGGACGGATTGACCCAGCTGGGCTTGGTGGTCCGCAATTTGGGGACCCAGTTTACACCTTTTGTGCCCGGTCAATACGAACCGGTGCCTTTTGATCTGCAATTTGGCGTTAGCCGGCGGCTGGCACACGTGCCTTTCCGCTTTTCTACCGTCGTCCACCATCTGCATCGCTGGAACCTGCTTTATGAAGACCCCAATTCCGATCAGGATGTGGATCTGTTCGGCGAGCCGATACCGGGACCTAGCGCTTTTTCCAAAGTGGTCGATAACCTCTTTCGTCATGTGATCTTCTCCGGGGAGATCCTGCTGGGTAAGCAGGAAAACCTCCAGATTCGTTTTGGGTATAACCACCTGCGGAGGAAAGAACTATCGGTGGATCAGTTCAGGAGTCTGGCCGGATTTTCGGGCGGCATCGGTTTTAAAGTGAAGAAGATCCAGTTTGATTATGGGTTCAGCACCTATCACCTGGCTGGCTCCACCCATCACCTTGGCATCCGGCTGGCGATCCGGGAGTGGATCAAACCGAAGATCTAGCAACAAGGGATAACAATTGTATTAAATTCGGGGTAAGAGCCCACTGCGATCAATTAGTTATCAGGTAAATATGCCATTTCAGCCGAAATGAAATTTGACAAACATTTTCCGACGGAACGACTGAAACCCTACATCAAATATTTTGTAGTGGCTGAGAATGCATTGGAAAGCGAGTACAAAATATTTCCCTCCTCAGGCATAGTGATGGGATTTCAATACAAAGGACAACTGGCCACAATTACAGACCAGACGGAAAGCAAACTGAACTCCGCAGGAATTACAGGCATTTCCGATCGGTACAAAATCTTTAAAAATTCGGCAGACATCGGGACGGTACTGGTTTTCTTTACCGAAGTAGGGTTTATGCACTTCGCTACCCATCCGGCCAATGAGTTATTTAATTTAAGCCTTTCACTGGAAACTATTTTTGACAAAGGCAAAGTGAATGAAGTCCAGGAAAAATTATCGGTTGCTAAAACAGATAAGCAACGAATAAAAGCGGTGGAGCAATTTTTACTCACACAACTGAGGGAAATCGATACGGATAAACTTATTGTCGAGGCAGTTAAAATTATTTACCAATCCAAGGGAACCATTCAGATCAAGGAATTGATCGAAAAATTGTTGATCAGCCAAAGCCCGTTCGAAAAGCGGTTTCGCAGAGTGGTGGGAACAACGGCTAAAAAATTTGCTTCCATTGTCCGATTTAATTCGGTTATTGAAAATATCAGCGAACCCAAAACCCTCACAGAGATTTGCTACCAATACCATTTCTTTGACCAGGCTCACTTTATCAAAGACTTCAGGCAATATACTGGTGATACGCCGGAGAACTTTAAGCGCTTCTTGTAGAAAAACGATTTTTTACAATTAAAAGGATTTTTGAGCTTGCACTTTTGTAGCGTATCCATAAAGCAATGGCATCAATTAATTTTAAGGTAAAAGCACGAAAATAAATGTTTACACTCGAACAAATCAAAGCAGCGCATGGCAAAGTAAAGTCCGGTGCAGACTTCCCGGCCTACATTAAAGAAATCAAATCGATGGGGGTCACTCATTATGAAACTTATGTAACGGACGGACATATTGACTATCACGGAGATAATAATTATACCGTAAAAATTCCTGCCAAATATGCCGCCTTGGAAATAGCTGCCATTGCAAGCAGAGATGCCTTTAAGGAGGAGTTATTAGTCCATCAGCAGGGCAAGACTGATTTTCTGACGTTCATTACAAATTGTGCAACCTACGGTGTTGAAAAATGGGCGATCAGCATGGACAAAATGACCTGTACCTATTATGACAAAGCAGGAAATGAAATGCTAGTGGAAGGAATACCGCAATAATAAACCTCCTGATAATCTTCTTTTTGAAACGTCATGACCATCTTCGTCCGTAGCGGGCACCGTCCGGTTCGTGGTGTTTACTTATACCCCTAAAATCACTAGGTTTGCAGCATGCAGCCACGTGTATTAATCACGGACGATGTCCACCCTTATCTGATCGAAGGATTATCTGCATTGGGTTATGCGGTTGAATACCAACCGCTGATCTCGTTTGAAGATACCATGCAGCAAATAACTCCTTATGTGGGACTGGTAGTCAACAGTAAGATCCGGGTTGATGACTTATTGCTTGATCAGGCACCTCATCTTATCTGGGTGGGTAGGCTCGGCTCCGGATTGGATATCTTCGATCTGCCCGCTTGTGCCCGCCGGGGTGTGGCCGTAATTAATTCCCCGGAAGGAAATGCCAATGCCGTTGCCGAACAAGCTCTGGGCATGTTGCTGGCGCTGCAGAATAATTTACTTAGGGCAGACCGGGAGGTACGGCAGTTCACCTGGCAGCGTGAAGCCAACCGGGGCGTGGAGCTAGCGGGTAAACGCATCGGAATTTATGGGTTTGGCAATAATGGAAGTCAGTTCGCCCGCAAATTAGCAGGAATGGAGATGGAGGTCTGGGCCTACGATAAATACAAGACCGATTACCTGGATGACTTCCCTTATGTTACTGAAAAGCAAGGCGAGGATCTTTTCGAATGCGATGTCATCAGTTTGCATCTGCCACTTACCGATGAGACACACCATCTCGTGAACCGGTCTTTTCTGGATCAATGCCGGCCGGGGGCCATCCTCATCAACACTTCCCGCGGCAGCATCGTCAACACAGCAGACCTGGTGGAGGCATTGGAGTCAGGGCGGTTGAAGGGGGCATGTCTGGATGTCTTTGAAAACGAAAAACCGGCGACCATGACGGCGCAAGAGCTAGCTGTCTATAGCAGGCTGTATGCACTGGACCAGGTAGTCCTATCACCGCACATTGCTGGCTGGACCAGGGAATCCAAATACAAAATTGCCCAGGTCCTGGTTGACAAAATCAGGCAAGGGCTTCAAAATCGTACCTTCATACGTTAAATGATAGTAGAGCATGTGCGATAAGAAGCCGTGATCTACTACTTTTACGGTCGGAAAAGATGGTTCCGGTGGTGATGCCACGACGCAGAAACTAAGAACACATGAATGCCAAATCCATGCAGCGAATTCTTTACATCCTGGGAATTGTATTTGCTTGCGCAGTTTCAGGCTGGACGCAAACCTCCCTGGAAGGAAAAGTGACTGACCAGGAGACCGGAGAAGCGCTGATCGGCTGTAACATCGCCCTGTACCGTAATGGCGTGCTGGTCACTGGTACGGATACCGATATTGACGGTAACTACACCCTGTCCAACATCGACCCGGGGACCTACGACGTGGAAGTTAGTTACGTAGGTTATCAGACCCAGCGGCAGACGGGCGTAGTGGTCTTTTCCGGGAAGTCCAATAAACTGGATATTGGTATCAGTCAGGGCCTGGTATTGGATCAGGTGGTCGTCATTGAATACAAAGTCCCTTTGATCGAGCAGGACAATACCACTTCAGGCGGTATCGTCACAGCGGAGAAGATCCGCAACCTACCCATGAAAAACATCAATCAGTTGGCCGCCACCGCAGCGGGAATCTCCTCCATCGACGGAGGGGCCATCGCCGTACGCGGCTCTAGAACCAATGCTACGGATTATTACATCGACGGCATCCGGGTGACGGGCAGTCTGCTGCCTCAGACAGAAATCGATCAGCTACAGGTCATTACCGGAGGGATCGAAGCAAAATACGGTGATGTGACCGGAGGGATCATTGCCATCACCACCAAAGGACCTTCCAATCAGTTTAGCGGAGGACTGGAAGTGGAGAGCAGTCAGTACCTGGATCCTTACGGGTACAATCTGGTCAACATGAACCTTAGCGGACCCATTCTCAGGAAAAAAAGCGGACAGTCCATCCTGGGTTACCGCCTGGCCGGTCAATACCGGGGAAGGAAGGTGGATGACCCTCCGGCCTATGGGGTATACCGGGTGGATCCGGACCGGATCCGGTCGCTGGAAGAAAACCCCCTGTCCTCCTACGAAGGCATTACGGTCTCCAGCGGTGAACTGCTTCAGAACGACGATGCGAAGTTACTTAAGGCTATCCCGAATGAAGGTTCGGAGCGACTGGACCTGACGGGTAAGATTGATGCGCAGATCAGTCGCAACATCGATGTGACTTTGTCCGGGAATTACAACACATCAAAAAATCAATTTACCCCGGGTGGATGGGGACTCCTCGATTACGAGAATAACCCCTTCTTTTACAGCTCCGGCTACAGGGCAAATTTCCGGCTGCGACATCGCCTCGGCCGCCAGTCGCTGGATGACAATCATCCTCAGCAGGGTTTTATCCGCAATGCTTCCTACACCTTTCAGCTCGGGTATGAGAAATCCTTCACCCACGACGAGGATCAACGCCATAAAAACAACCTCTTTCGCTATGGATACATCGGCTCTTACGATGTGAACTGGATCCCGGTGGAAGGTGAATCACCCTATTCACGTGGTCCGTTGCCCGGCATAGCTCATGCCGGATACCTGCAGGTTTTGGAAGGCTATACCCCTGGCAGCTATAACCCGGTCCTGGCGAATTACAACCTCAATACCAGTCCATCCAGCATCGAAGGGTATAATGCGTACAATGGCTTCTGGTCCAGTAACTACAACAGTATCTGGCGAATCCACAGCAATGTAGGCGCGGTGTACAACCGGGTTTCGAAATCTGAAAACGATACTTATACGTTAAATCTGGGTACCTCTTTTGACCTGTTTCCTGGCGGATCGGACAAAGGCCGCCACAACATCCAGTTTGGTCTGGTCTATGAGCAACGGTTGAATCGTTCCTGGGCGGT encodes the following:
- a CDS encoding gliding motility-associated C-terminal domain-containing protein — encoded protein: MPSSAPEDCTNGIDDDGDGLIDLNDPDCVCKIIKPVSLIPNPSFEERTCCPTNRGQLDCAVTWIQASEATTDYLNTCGWFGWPNIPVPQPLPDGEACIGFRNGRFQNNIEPNWKEYTGACLLSPLRAGTSYTFRFYIGFSTSQISPPTSVVFYGSTDCQYLPFGLGDPGHGCPLNGPGWKELGSVYLSGSNNWVRTQITIVPREDIYAVAIGPDCSPVSASNDIYYFFDNLVLADSKSFEFQITSDQHPCSPDFRLNLPAYDSLDYQWYKNGVAIVGETGAQLSHMYGDGSYQARITSPDECRVTQAYAYLKPHFVAVDRKQICIGEQYQFKDRLLSASGDYRDTFYTRQGCDSVVSLHLNVIEYPVDSNRVRIFDGETFELGHHRIKEPIQSLFRLTSSEGCDSLVYLDLSLYHVYIPNVFSPNGDGQNDVFTISGNEDLVELVDFKIYNRWGNIIFDQQHIDPQEGIGGWDGTYRGEPLSPGVYTYQVVLQMNDGQFRKRTGAINLIR
- a CDS encoding DUF3109 family protein translates to MLVVQGKLIHPDVLKEQFVCHLDKCKGACCWEGSYGAPLNKEEVELLEQLNPVVSPYLPERHRALLAAEGGSRYYRGMQQWGTNLMPDGACVYLIRDDNGIAKCGIEHCWKQGEISFRKPQSCHLYPVRVRKDPFTGMEMLLYDRWDICQDACALGAALQVPVYRFVKEALIRVYGEAFYAELDAIAQSYLENEPER
- a CDS encoding peptidylprolyl isomerase; amino-acid sequence: MALIGTIRKHSWILVVTIAVALGGFLIMDITNSAQRGGRATPVIGKVNGEEITLTEFNNTQQVLYSNSGADIYNQRSYLWNYFVEKSIVKTESDALGLGVGDVELEDLQYGNNLSPIIRQQFQNPQTGQIDREQLNQIKQVIESGQAQPNLATYWKYQEEQIIKSQLQTKLNTLITKSIFTPSWMAELRHKDQNEKISFEYVQIPFDEVEDAEVEVTDADIKAYIDDHKKTYTRDEETRQVSYVKYEVIPTSEDSAAIYADIQELVTPFTESTNDTLFLDQNYSQYDPVYYTREELNPVIADTLVTLHPGQVYGPYISGNNYEIVKLMDTKIIPDSVKSRHILRTASPNSQAEMSAAYRYIDSIKTLIETGVASFDSLARTDSQDPGSATLGGELGYAALNRMVKPFNDMIFYQAKKGELNIVATQFGIHLIEVEDYKFIENKEGYKIGTIVSPIIPSEGTQNEIYNQAADFVSSNRTLAEMQKAADENPALSVEKSGFLQENDAYMLEVGTGQTARDIIKWAYSKNAEMDAVSPDVYIYQDPVNYYNSKYLIVALSAIQPAGVASIESVREDVTPLVRNQKKGQVIAGKITGTDLASIAGQFSTEVDSAQNVTFVSSFVPGLGNEPKVIAEAFKLSKDATSSPIIGENGVYVIKVTDKIEDATDPNIAALRQQASAQPRSAIASRLIESLRKNAKIKDYRSTYY
- a CDS encoding toxin-antitoxin system YwqK family antitoxin; translation: MVILTGVTIFACSQKLRQVEQQVDNYTEKYTVNTESGLKEGTYIKYDASGKIMEESVYLDDVLHGVRKLYDTTGQVVIEEHYNHGNFAGDYKTYYPNGRIEMEGNYQEGAMSGVWKRYYQGGQLMEEVAFSGNKENGPFKEYYENGNIKAEGSYLNGPKEDGELKLYDEQGTLVKKMECSDGVCHTTWQAESN
- the porQ gene encoding type IX secretion system protein PorQ, producing MEFAIRPGKRKATDLRLILYLLVLTTTLTAQVDSRFVYEFTRFAVSPMQTALGGAPIALATEDAAQATINPALMDSLAAGNLSANIDFHFAGIKQIYAGYGQRWKNSPYYWATGLQYLSYGSFDGADEFGNFTTPFSAGDFAFQASLARSIHPLWRAGASLKWIFSSLEGYSSTGAVLDLGLHRRSLDGLTQLGLVVRNLGTQFTPFVPGQYEPVPFDLQFGVSRRLAHVPFRFSTVVHHLHRWNLLYEDPNSDQDVDLFGEPIPGPSAFSKVVDNLFRHVIFSGEILLGKQENLQIRFGYNHLRRKELSVDQFRSLAGFSGGIGFKVKKIQFDYGFSTYHLAGSTHHLGIRLAIREWIKPKI
- a CDS encoding helix-turn-helix domain-containing protein, whose amino-acid sequence is MKFDKHFPTERLKPYIKYFVVAENALESEYKIFPSSGIVMGFQYKGQLATITDQTESKLNSAGITGISDRYKIFKNSADIGTVLVFFTEVGFMHFATHPANELFNLSLSLETIFDKGKVNEVQEKLSVAKTDKQRIKAVEQFLLTQLREIDTDKLIVEAVKIIYQSKGTIQIKELIEKLLISQSPFEKRFRRVVGTTAKKFASIVRFNSVIENISEPKTLTEICYQYHFFDQAHFIKDFRQYTGDTPENFKRFL
- a CDS encoding DUF1398 domain-containing protein, encoding MFTLEQIKAAHGKVKSGADFPAYIKEIKSMGVTHYETYVTDGHIDYHGDNNYTVKIPAKYAALEIAAIASRDAFKEELLVHQQGKTDFLTFITNCATYGVEKWAISMDKMTCTYYDKAGNEMLVEGIPQ